In Paractinoplanes brasiliensis, the following proteins share a genomic window:
- a CDS encoding AfsR/SARP family transcriptional regulator, with product MEVDVLGAVRVRVDGVDQPTGPPQQQALLAALALRRGRVVPARELAQDVWGAEAPPSASAIVRNYVHHLRRMLGTDAVLPVKTGTSHRGYRIGPAVLDLDRFEACVENSRTAEECGDLDEAAALLQAALALWRGTPLAGVPGPEAERRRTALTERHLITVTHRIELDVRRGRHRDVQPELQALVEAHPLDESLRALHMTVLYRCGRQADAIDAFQRYRGLVDEELGIDPGPALRALYAQIVQADPSLLPPRRGPERSRPIQLPAAVAGFIGRADVLARADALLADPGLLVLILAGMGGVGKTTTALQWAHHITDRYPDGQLYADLRGHRPGARTSADVLGEFLQALGVRAADLPGPAAAREALFRTLMADRRMILLLDNAADTDQVSGLLPGNPHCVVIVTSRSTLSALQVGTGARLLLLEPPEHEEALDMFAARVGDHRVRAERAASREIVDRSGRLPLAMALVAARAATRPAVPLAALAAELREADATLDGFRAAESAADVPTVLSWSYRALDAPAAAAFRLLSLHPGPDLTVPAAAAMIGLPITRAKAVLTELTAAALLSEHRPGRYATHDLVRALGRHLADEHESRETQDDAVRRLLDHYLHMSYAAAKRMFPATTRIIPDPAPYGVPLPGTGPSAWFDDEHLVLLAVLEPADRRGFERHAWQLACLVRDYLNRHGLWHHLQASQSIAMAAAVRLGDSLAEAHCHGGLALVETNMGRYPAAYEHLERALALFAAAGDHLAVATTHHRMAWTLAQQERHAEALVQAQAALALLPADPERRATVLNTISWLSAKMGRFADAVEHAHQALALADDMGPFGLADVWDTLGFAQSLADDHGGAEASYRRAIEIYRRHGAEFRAGDSWRSLGDARRAARDPAGADQAYREAIAIATTSDDPRAAGLLETCLRRLPLLDAVPPPDTEGLADAQMRTAYRPRPGEPAHGLAVNGDDPKSFPGRVALEGAPGL from the coding sequence TTGGAGGTTGATGTACTTGGAGCGGTCCGGGTACGCGTCGACGGCGTCGACCAGCCGACCGGCCCGCCACAGCAGCAAGCGCTGCTGGCCGCACTGGCGTTACGCCGAGGACGAGTTGTCCCGGCGCGGGAACTCGCGCAGGACGTGTGGGGCGCCGAGGCGCCGCCGAGCGCGTCGGCGATCGTCCGGAACTACGTCCACCATCTGCGCCGGATGCTGGGCACCGACGCTGTGCTCCCGGTCAAGACGGGTACGTCCCATCGGGGTTACCGGATCGGCCCGGCGGTGCTCGATCTCGACCGTTTCGAGGCCTGCGTCGAGAACTCCCGGACGGCTGAGGAGTGCGGCGACCTCGACGAAGCGGCCGCCCTTCTCCAGGCCGCTCTGGCGCTGTGGCGGGGCACTCCCCTGGCGGGGGTGCCGGGCCCGGAGGCGGAGCGTCGGCGAACCGCCCTGACCGAGCGTCACCTGATCACCGTCACCCACCGTATCGAGCTGGACGTCCGGCGTGGCAGGCACCGCGACGTGCAGCCGGAACTACAGGCGTTGGTCGAGGCGCATCCGCTCGACGAGAGCCTGCGTGCGTTGCACATGACCGTCCTCTACCGATGCGGCCGCCAAGCCGATGCCATCGACGCCTTTCAGCGGTATCGCGGCCTGGTCGACGAGGAACTCGGCATCGACCCCGGCCCCGCCCTGCGCGCCCTGTACGCGCAGATCGTCCAGGCCGACCCGAGCCTGCTGCCGCCGCGCCGCGGTCCGGAGCGGTCCCGTCCCATCCAGCTGCCCGCCGCGGTGGCCGGGTTCATCGGCCGCGCGGACGTGCTCGCGCGAGCCGATGCGCTGCTGGCGGATCCGGGACTGCTCGTCCTGATCCTGGCCGGCATGGGCGGCGTGGGCAAGACGACGACGGCCCTGCAGTGGGCCCACCACATCACCGACCGCTATCCGGACGGGCAGCTCTACGCGGATCTCCGCGGACACCGCCCGGGAGCACGAACGTCCGCGGACGTACTCGGTGAGTTTCTGCAGGCCCTCGGCGTCCGCGCGGCAGACCTCCCCGGACCGGCCGCGGCCCGGGAGGCGCTGTTCCGGACCCTCATGGCCGACCGCAGAATGATCCTGCTTCTCGACAACGCCGCCGACACCGATCAGGTCAGCGGCCTGCTCCCGGGAAACCCGCACTGCGTCGTCATCGTGACCAGCCGGTCGACGTTGTCCGCGCTTCAAGTCGGTACAGGCGCGCGACTGCTGCTCCTGGAACCGCCGGAGCACGAGGAGGCGCTCGACATGTTCGCCGCGCGTGTCGGCGACCATCGGGTACGCGCCGAGCGGGCCGCCTCTCGCGAGATCGTCGACCGCAGTGGACGCCTTCCGCTGGCCATGGCGCTGGTAGCCGCGCGCGCGGCAACCCGGCCGGCCGTTCCCCTGGCGGCGTTGGCGGCCGAGCTGCGAGAGGCGGACGCGACCCTGGACGGTTTTCGGGCCGCGGAATCGGCGGCGGACGTGCCGACGGTCCTGTCGTGGTCCTACCGGGCACTCGACGCGCCGGCTGCCGCCGCCTTCCGGCTACTCAGTTTGCACCCCGGGCCGGATCTGACGGTGCCCGCCGCCGCCGCCATGATCGGGCTCCCGATCACCCGTGCCAAAGCCGTGCTCACCGAGCTCACTGCCGCTGCGCTGCTGAGCGAACACCGGCCGGGCCGGTACGCCACCCACGACCTCGTCCGGGCCCTCGGCCGCCACCTCGCCGACGAACACGAATCCCGCGAGACGCAGGACGACGCCGTACGCCGGCTGCTCGATCACTACCTGCACATGTCGTACGCGGCGGCGAAACGCATGTTCCCGGCGACGACCCGGATCATCCCGGACCCCGCCCCGTACGGTGTGCCGCTGCCCGGCACCGGACCATCGGCGTGGTTCGACGATGAGCACCTCGTGCTGCTCGCCGTCCTCGAACCGGCAGACCGCCGAGGCTTCGAGCGGCATGCCTGGCAATTGGCCTGCCTGGTGCGCGACTACCTCAACCGGCATGGCCTGTGGCATCACCTGCAGGCATCGCAGAGCATCGCCATGGCGGCGGCCGTCCGCCTCGGCGATTCCCTCGCCGAGGCACACTGCCATGGGGGCCTCGCGCTCGTCGAAACCAACATGGGCCGCTATCCGGCAGCCTACGAGCATCTGGAACGGGCTCTCGCCCTCTTCGCCGCCGCCGGTGACCACCTCGCCGTCGCCACGACCCACCATCGGATGGCGTGGACGCTGGCCCAGCAGGAACGGCACGCGGAGGCGCTGGTGCAGGCACAGGCCGCGCTTGCGCTGTTGCCCGCCGACCCGGAACGACGGGCGACCGTGCTGAACACGATCAGCTGGCTGTCCGCGAAGATGGGTAGATTCGCCGACGCCGTCGAGCACGCCCACCAAGCGCTGGCTCTCGCCGACGACATGGGCCCCTTCGGACTCGCGGACGTGTGGGACACCCTCGGCTTCGCACAGTCCCTGGCCGACGACCACGGCGGCGCCGAGGCCAGCTACCGCCGCGCCATCGAGATCTACCGGCGCCACGGCGCCGAGTTCCGCGCCGGGGACTCCTGGCGATCGCTCGGCGACGCGCGGCGCGCCGCCCGGGACCCGGCTGGGGCGGATCAGGCCTATCGGGAGGCCATCGCCATCGCGACGACCTCCGACGATCCGCGAGCCGCCGGGCTGCTCGAGACCTGTTTGCGGCGTCTGCCCCTGCTCGACGCCGTCCCGCCGCCCGACACGGAGGGTCTCGCTGACGCACAAATGCGGACGGCCTACCGACCGCGCCCCGGCGAGCCCGCGCACGGTCTTGCCGTCAACGGCGATGACCCCAAAAGCTTTCCGGGCCGTGTAGCGCTTGAGGGGGCCCCAGGGCTCTGA
- a CDS encoding TetR/AcrR family transcriptional regulator, translating into MARSGDSVDVRVRRSKAAVLAQTYELLTAGGIGGVSIEEVSRRSGVAKTTIYRHWPSRAALLVEACSTIGSAPAVPDTGSFDGDLTALTEELAEQLRSARWATVLPSIVDAAEREPELAGLHADLHARLMAPFGVVAERARARGELRTDRGPADVTAAVAGPLFYRRWFSREPLDAVFVARVVEDALGHLGVQPRST; encoded by the coding sequence GTGGCCCGATCCGGGGACTCCGTCGACGTCCGAGTCCGGCGGTCCAAGGCAGCGGTTCTCGCTCAGACGTACGAGCTGTTGACTGCCGGCGGTATCGGTGGTGTCAGCATCGAGGAGGTGTCGCGACGTTCCGGCGTGGCCAAGACCACGATCTATCGTCACTGGCCGTCGCGTGCCGCGCTGCTGGTGGAGGCCTGCTCGACGATCGGGTCCGCCCCCGCGGTGCCCGACACCGGCAGCTTCGACGGCGATCTCACCGCTTTGACCGAGGAACTGGCCGAGCAGCTACGCAGTGCGCGCTGGGCGACGGTCCTGCCCTCCATCGTGGACGCCGCCGAGCGCGAGCCCGAGTTGGCCGGGCTTCATGCGGATCTGCATGCCCGCCTGATGGCTCCGTTCGGTGTGGTGGCCGAACGCGCGCGAGCTCGGGGCGAGCTCCGCACGGACCGTGGACCGGCTGACGTCACCGCTGCCGTCGCCGGCCCGCTGTTCTACCGTCGCTGGTTCTCCCGCGAGCCACTCGACGCGGTGTTCGTCGCGCGCGTCGTCGAGGATGCCCTCGGCCATCTCGGCGTCCAGCCTCGCTCGACATGA
- a CDS encoding VOC family protein: MKFASVRLVTDDMPALVAFYSALTNTEPVTPFGPGDYAELHTDGAIIALAAGTAVNRYNNNAAVAAANRSAILEFEVDDVDAERARLGDQITDFVQEPTTQPWGNRSMLFRDPDGNLINLYSTGH; the protein is encoded by the coding sequence ATGAAATTCGCCTCAGTCCGCCTCGTCACCGACGACATGCCCGCTTTGGTCGCTTTCTACTCCGCGCTCACGAACACCGAGCCGGTGACCCCCTTCGGGCCCGGCGACTACGCCGAACTGCACACCGACGGCGCCATCATCGCGCTGGCCGCCGGCACTGCGGTCAACCGTTACAACAACAACGCCGCCGTAGCCGCCGCCAACCGGTCCGCGATCCTCGAATTCGAGGTCGACGACGTCGATGCCGAACGGGCCCGCCTCGGCGACCAGATCACCGACTTCGTCCAGGAACCCACCACCCAGCCGTGGGGCAACCGGTCCATGCTCTTCCGCGATCCCGACGGCAACCTCATCAACCTCTACTCCACCGGCCACTGA
- a CDS encoding sensor histidine kinase, whose translation MPTLIALLQIAWWPGLPLLRGAALAPEWAGVAGVVALVTAMLLGWRHRRPALVALALEVLFSAGFWILPKEPHLLEPGDALMPAIVAMIVALFHVGAYHTRRTTALVIVGVLTFEAVETGVMEGFGGNVVVTPLLAAGVCSLAAALGYRRARRMREHTAAAGSHPRYWRRDRSATAEQVAQAWQAGSEAVSIERRRLVRELHDEAAHYLTSIVINASAAEVLGAERPDLRDQALKLATSTSRDAHTALNRLVDTLPFEGWPDAPTTDLATLVDDFRQLGQPVIADLPATAPQAAPAAAAYGIAREALTNILRYAPGGTVRLRFSYAGSEAELTVEDDGGDPDTSARTGLGSGRGVQGMRERAQILGGRLEAGPRPDGGWRVHAVLPFSGSTPTDAAVRAKLRWRLAVPTWSSVSRGVGRLLIPFAGPLVLSAALVSEFPPAAVTPTFLALLAHAAPLLLRRRHPWPAFAMVALTSWLGPLLIVTDLAPAESSGQFACLLMVELQAVYVLGSWGRPPALTWLGAVAAAVWSGAVLMVLVELDPAFTGEAGADQWTQQAMVGGVVALMAATLLFPPMFLIWLTGYAAWRRKRRRARDDGAIEAVRVRSAELARDERYRFAAGLRDVVLKHVAAIQSAAERDDLTAVVTSARRALAAMRVLLTRLGRDTAEPRAPALPAPGPASGDTLVTGTHPPAAARASPGS comes from the coding sequence TTGCCCACCCTGATCGCTTTGCTTCAGATCGCGTGGTGGCCGGGGTTACCGCTGCTCCGAGGCGCGGCGTTGGCGCCGGAGTGGGCGGGCGTGGCGGGCGTCGTTGCTCTGGTGACGGCGATGCTGCTGGGCTGGCGGCACCGCCGACCGGCGCTCGTAGCCCTCGCGCTGGAGGTGTTGTTCTCCGCCGGCTTCTGGATCCTGCCGAAAGAGCCCCACCTGCTCGAGCCTGGCGACGCGCTGATGCCAGCCATCGTCGCCATGATCGTGGCGCTTTTCCACGTCGGCGCGTACCACACGCGTCGCACGACGGCGCTGGTCATTGTCGGCGTGCTGACGTTCGAGGCCGTCGAAACCGGTGTCATGGAGGGCTTCGGCGGCAATGTCGTGGTGACGCCGCTGCTCGCAGCCGGCGTCTGCAGTCTGGCCGCGGCGCTCGGGTACCGCCGAGCCCGCCGGATGCGGGAGCACACCGCCGCAGCCGGGTCTCACCCGCGCTACTGGAGGCGGGACCGGTCGGCGACAGCGGAACAGGTCGCTCAGGCTTGGCAGGCCGGCAGCGAGGCGGTGTCGATCGAGCGGCGCCGGCTGGTCCGCGAACTGCACGACGAGGCCGCCCACTACTTGACCTCCATCGTGATCAACGCGTCGGCCGCGGAAGTGCTTGGGGCGGAGCGTCCGGACTTGCGCGACCAGGCACTCAAGCTCGCCACCAGCACCAGCCGCGACGCCCATACGGCGCTGAACAGGCTTGTCGACACGCTCCCCTTCGAGGGTTGGCCGGACGCGCCGACGACCGACCTGGCCACCCTGGTGGACGATTTCCGCCAACTCGGCCAGCCGGTCATCGCGGACCTGCCGGCCACAGCCCCGCAGGCCGCGCCGGCCGCGGCTGCATACGGCATCGCCCGGGAGGCGCTCACCAACATCCTGCGCTACGCGCCGGGCGGCACGGTGCGGCTGCGTTTCTCGTACGCCGGGAGCGAGGCAGAGCTGACAGTCGAGGACGACGGCGGGGATCCGGACACGTCGGCGAGGACTGGTCTCGGCAGTGGCCGAGGGGTGCAGGGCATGCGGGAGCGGGCGCAGATCCTTGGCGGACGGCTGGAGGCCGGCCCGCGGCCCGACGGCGGTTGGCGGGTCCACGCGGTCCTCCCCTTCTCCGGCAGCACACCGACGGACGCGGCGGTCCGGGCGAAGCTGCGGTGGCGGCTCGCGGTACCGACCTGGTCCTCGGTCTCCCGCGGTGTCGGCCGGCTGCTCATCCCCTTTGCGGGGCCACTTGTCCTTTCTGCCGCACTGGTATCCGAGTTTCCCCCCGCCGCCGTGACGCCGACGTTTCTCGCCCTGCTCGCGCACGCTGCGCCATTGCTCCTGCGCCGACGCCACCCCTGGCCGGCCTTCGCGATGGTTGCGCTGACCTCGTGGCTCGGCCCGCTGCTGATCGTGACCGACTTGGCGCCCGCCGAGAGCTCCGGGCAGTTCGCGTGCCTGCTGATGGTCGAACTGCAGGCGGTGTACGTGTTGGGCTCGTGGGGACGGCCGCCGGCGTTGACCTGGCTCGGCGCCGTGGCAGCGGCGGTCTGGTCGGGCGCGGTCCTCATGGTGTTGGTCGAGCTGGACCCGGCGTTCACTGGCGAGGCCGGAGCCGACCAGTGGACGCAGCAGGCCATGGTCGGCGGTGTCGTCGCCTTGATGGCTGCCACCCTTCTTTTCCCGCCCATGTTCCTGATCTGGTTGACCGGGTACGCGGCGTGGCGCCGCAAGCGGCGGCGCGCCCGCGACGACGGCGCGATCGAGGCAGTGCGGGTCCGATCCGCCGAGCTGGCCCGGGACGAGCGTTACCGTTTCGCGGCCGGCCTGCGCGACGTCGTCCTGAAGCACGTCGCCGCGATCCAGTCCGCCGCCGAGCGGGACGACCTCACAGCGGTCGTCACCTCGGCCCGCCGCGCGCTCGCCGCCATGCGGGTCCTCCTCACCCGCCTCGGCCGCGACACCGCCGAGCCCCGGGCGCCGGCCCTCCCCGCGCCGGGCCCGGCGTCCGGTGACACGTTAGTTACCGGCACCCATCCTCCCGCAGCGGCCAGGGCCTCGCCGGGCTCTTGA
- a CDS encoding sensor histidine kinase — protein MSDVRLQTAAESPIADGSGPPPLRLLAGVGITLFGLAAMSPRSPVPHVVGGEVVAATAVALLTAALAYRWAMRRLAIERRLRRRESELRGFMTMASHDLRSPLAAATAHLEMLRQDYAGALGDQGSQDLRTVERALHRINRLVEDLLQHATADQSALNLRPVPLNEMVADVTAERLAPAGGSRVTAGGPLPTVLADPKLLRHVIDNLIGNAVKYTPAGCRAEVEVTAEACSGGTVRIVVADRGIGIPVADRPKVFDAFHRSANSGGYPGTGLGLAICRRIIERHGGQIGVDENPGGGSRFWFTLPQLPR, from the coding sequence ATGTCGGACGTACGCCTGCAGACCGCCGCGGAATCGCCAATCGCCGACGGGAGCGGGCCTCCGCCCCTTCGCCTGCTCGCCGGCGTCGGCATCACCCTGTTCGGGCTCGCCGCAATGTCTCCCCGATCACCGGTGCCCCACGTGGTCGGCGGCGAGGTTGTGGCCGCGACGGCAGTGGCACTGCTGACCGCCGCCCTCGCGTACCGGTGGGCCATGCGGCGCCTGGCGATCGAGCGGCGGTTGCGCCGCCGCGAGTCCGAGTTGCGCGGATTCATGACCATGGCCAGCCACGACCTAAGGTCGCCGCTGGCCGCCGCGACAGCGCATCTCGAGATGCTCCGGCAGGACTACGCCGGGGCGCTCGGCGACCAGGGCAGCCAGGACCTCCGCACGGTGGAGCGCGCGTTGCACCGGATCAACCGGCTGGTGGAGGACCTCCTCCAGCACGCCACCGCGGACCAGTCAGCCCTCAACCTGCGCCCGGTGCCGCTGAACGAGATGGTGGCCGACGTGACCGCCGAGCGACTCGCCCCGGCCGGCGGATCCCGGGTGACGGCGGGCGGCCCGTTGCCGACGGTGCTGGCCGACCCCAAGCTGCTGCGCCATGTGATCGACAATCTGATCGGCAACGCCGTCAAGTACACGCCAGCCGGCTGCCGAGCCGAAGTCGAGGTCACCGCCGAGGCTTGTTCCGGCGGCACGGTCCGGATCGTGGTCGCCGACCGTGGTATCGGCATCCCCGTGGCCGACCGACCGAAGGTGTTCGACGCGTTCCACCGTTCCGCGAACAGCGGCGGCTACCCCGGCACGGGCCTGGGCCTGGCCATCTGCCGGCGGATCATCGAACGGCACGGTGGCCAGATCGGCGTCGACGAGAACCCAGGCGGAGGCAGCCGCTTCTGGTTCACCCTGCCGCAGCTGCCACGCTGA
- a CDS encoding response regulator has protein sequence MSIRIVLAEDQLLIRAGIAMLLSAQPDLEVVGEAGDGLQAVDLARELQPDIVVMDLGMPRLDGVAATRQLTADDFAAEARHTVRVLVLTNLSDDTQVYAALRAGASGYLLKDGAPTDLATAIREVCGGNAYLDPAVTRGIILDIANRPGPVRPVSAVLDRLTRREREILELMALGLTNRDIATRLFLAEATVKTHVCRVIMKLEVQDRTQAVVAAYRSGFAGTGDARSD, from the coding sequence ATGAGCATCCGCATCGTCCTCGCCGAGGATCAGTTGCTGATCCGGGCGGGCATCGCCATGCTCCTGTCCGCCCAGCCCGACCTGGAGGTGGTCGGCGAGGCGGGCGACGGCCTCCAGGCCGTGGACCTGGCCCGCGAGTTGCAGCCCGACATCGTCGTCATGGATCTGGGCATGCCCCGCCTGGACGGGGTGGCGGCCACCCGGCAACTGACCGCCGACGACTTCGCGGCCGAGGCCCGCCACACCGTCAGGGTCCTGGTGCTCACCAACCTCAGCGACGATACTCAGGTGTATGCCGCGTTGCGGGCCGGGGCGTCCGGCTACCTGCTCAAGGACGGTGCCCCGACGGATCTCGCCACCGCGATCCGCGAGGTGTGCGGCGGCAACGCCTACCTCGACCCGGCCGTCACGCGCGGCATCATCCTCGACATCGCCAACCGGCCCGGCCCCGTACGCCCAGTGTCTGCTGTGCTGGACCGGCTGACCCGGCGCGAACGGGAAATCCTCGAACTGATGGCGCTCGGCCTCACCAACCGGGACATCGCCACGCGGCTGTTCCTCGCCGAGGCGACGGTGAAGACCCACGTCTGCCGCGTGATCATGAAGCTGGAGGTCCAGGACCGTACCCAGGCCGTGGTGGCGGCCTACCGGAGCGGCTTCGCAGGAACGGGAGACGCGCGCTCAGATTGA
- a CDS encoding helix-turn-helix domain-containing protein, with amino-acid sequence MNLIGEYLRARRELIRPEDVGLLDNGHRRVPGLRRDELAMLAGISTEYYTRLEQGRDRRPSAQVLDAVARALGLDEDATAHLHALGAPEAPRRRHPSRVRPGVQLLLDAWPGTPAYVQGPFQDVLAANRLAVALSPVFAPGGNVLRTVLLDPEAQEFLPGWQGRIGSLIAALRAAAGPDADDPRLTDLVGELSIKSDVFRRLWSRHDAKPHPGGGIHHMRHPIVGDLELHYEKFAVTDADRQLLVVYRAAPGSPTADALALLAALTDEAAGRPAARTASRTGPDPVR; translated from the coding sequence GTGAACCTGATCGGCGAATACCTGCGGGCCCGGCGCGAGCTGATCCGGCCCGAGGATGTCGGATTGCTCGACAACGGCCACCGGCGGGTGCCGGGGCTGCGGCGCGACGAGCTGGCCATGCTGGCCGGGATCAGCACCGAGTACTACACCCGGCTCGAGCAGGGCCGCGACCGGCGCCCCTCCGCCCAGGTGCTGGACGCGGTCGCCCGGGCGCTCGGCCTCGACGAGGACGCCACCGCACACCTGCACGCGCTCGGCGCCCCGGAGGCGCCTCGACGGCGGCACCCGTCGCGGGTCCGGCCGGGCGTGCAACTCCTGCTCGACGCATGGCCCGGCACTCCCGCGTACGTCCAGGGTCCGTTCCAGGACGTCCTGGCGGCCAACCGGCTGGCCGTGGCGTTGTCGCCGGTCTTCGCCCCGGGCGGCAACGTTCTGCGTACGGTATTGCTCGATCCGGAGGCGCAGGAGTTCCTGCCCGGCTGGCAGGGCCGGATCGGCAGCCTGATCGCCGCGCTGCGGGCGGCGGCCGGCCCGGACGCCGACGACCCCCGCCTGACCGACCTGGTCGGCGAGTTGTCGATCAAGAGCGACGTGTTCAGGCGACTGTGGTCGCGGCACGACGCCAAGCCGCACCCGGGCGGCGGCATCCACCACATGCGCCACCCGATCGTGGGCGACCTTGAGCTGCACTACGAGAAGTTCGCGGTCACCGACGCCGACCGGCAGTTGCTGGTCGTCTACCGGGCGGCGCCGGGCTCGCCGACCGCCGACGCGCTCGCCCTGCTGGCCGCGCTGACCGACGAGGCGGCCGGCCGCCCGGCGGCGCGGACCGCCTCCCGGACCGGCCCGGACCCCGTACGCTGA
- a CDS encoding SDR family oxidoreductase — MTSRNWLITGVTSGFGRHLSEQLLSRGDRVAGTFRTAAGVDEISASWPDTFHPARLDVTDPAGIVTVVDRAFAALGRIDVVVSNAGYGLMGAAEELSDEQIVHQIATNLTGSIRFIRATLPHLRRQGGGRILQLSSVGGQAAWPGGSLYHATKWGIEGFADALAGEVAPFGIGVTIVEPGGARTNFRYGGSVLAERIEAYDATPAAHIRRILTERTTQGIGDPARMAAAMIDSADREPAPRRLVLGSDAYQGIETALAARLADIRAQRESAAATDAPLPGTATGGVAELRTAPTRL; from the coding sequence ATGACTTCACGAAACTGGCTCATCACCGGCGTCACCAGCGGCTTCGGCCGGCACCTCAGCGAGCAACTGCTGTCTCGGGGCGACCGGGTGGCCGGCACCTTCCGAACCGCGGCCGGCGTGGACGAGATCTCCGCGAGCTGGCCGGACACGTTCCACCCGGCTCGCCTCGACGTCACCGACCCGGCCGGGATCGTGACCGTGGTCGACCGGGCGTTCGCCGCGCTGGGCCGGATCGACGTGGTGGTCAGCAACGCCGGCTACGGCCTGATGGGCGCCGCCGAGGAGCTCTCCGACGAGCAGATCGTGCACCAGATCGCGACCAACCTGACCGGGTCGATCCGGTTCATCCGGGCGACGCTGCCGCACCTGCGCCGGCAGGGCGGAGGCCGGATCCTGCAGCTGTCGTCGGTCGGCGGGCAGGCGGCGTGGCCGGGGGGCTCGCTCTACCACGCCACGAAGTGGGGCATCGAGGGCTTCGCCGACGCGCTGGCCGGGGAGGTCGCCCCGTTCGGGATCGGGGTCACGATCGTCGAGCCGGGTGGCGCCCGCACGAACTTCCGCTACGGCGGCTCGGTGCTGGCCGAGCGAATCGAGGCGTACGACGCTACGCCGGCAGCGCACATTCGGCGGATCCTCACCGAGCGCACGACGCAGGGCATCGGCGACCCGGCCCGGATGGCCGCCGCGATGATCGACAGTGCCGACCGGGAGCCGGCGCCCCGGCGGCTGGTCCTGGGCAGCGACGCCTACCAGGGCATCGAGACGGCTCTGGCGGCCCGCCTGGCCGACATCCGGGCCCAGCGCGAGTCGGCCGCCGCGACCGACGCGCCGCTGCCCGGAACGGCCACCGGCGGCGTGGCCGAACTGCGCACCGCCCCGACGCGGCTCTAG
- a CDS encoding zinc-dependent alcohol dehydrogenase, with amino-acid sequence MRANTWAGRNKVEVRDVPDPKILNSRDAIVRITSTAICGSDLHLVDGYVPTMQDGDVMGHEFMGEVIEVGSRVPGDKLRVGDRVVVPFPIACGACAACAKELYSCCENTNPNAGIAEKMFGHPVAGIFGYSHLTGGFAGGQAQYARVPFADVGPLKIESDLTDEQVLFLSDILPTGYMGAEMCDIQPSDVVAVWGAGPVGQFAMDSARVLGAAKVIAIDKEPYRLRMAEQAGHIPVNFDEVDVRSRLLELTGGRGPDKCIDAVGLEATHGSAHIAAYDRVKQAVRSETERPHALRQAIMSCRSGGVVSVIGVYGGLLDKFPAGAWMNRSLTLRTGQCHVQRYMRPLLERIERGEIDPTRIITHRLPLDEAERGFELFKNKEDNCEKVVLKS; translated from the coding sequence ATGAGGGCGAACACCTGGGCTGGGCGCAACAAGGTCGAGGTCCGCGACGTGCCGGACCCGAAGATCCTGAACAGCCGCGACGCCATCGTACGGATCACGTCCACCGCGATCTGCGGCTCGGACCTGCACCTGGTCGACGGATACGTCCCCACGATGCAGGACGGCGACGTCATGGGCCATGAGTTCATGGGGGAGGTGATCGAGGTCGGCTCGAGGGTGCCCGGCGACAAGCTGCGGGTCGGCGACCGGGTGGTCGTGCCGTTCCCGATCGCCTGCGGCGCGTGTGCGGCCTGCGCCAAAGAGTTGTACTCGTGCTGTGAGAACACCAACCCCAACGCGGGGATCGCGGAAAAGATGTTCGGCCACCCGGTCGCGGGGATCTTCGGCTACTCGCACCTGACCGGTGGTTTCGCCGGCGGTCAGGCGCAGTACGCGCGGGTGCCGTTCGCCGACGTCGGCCCGCTGAAGATCGAGTCCGATCTGACCGACGAGCAGGTGCTGTTCCTGTCCGACATCTTGCCCACCGGCTACATGGGCGCCGAGATGTGCGACATCCAGCCCAGCGACGTGGTGGCGGTGTGGGGCGCCGGCCCGGTCGGGCAGTTCGCGATGGACAGTGCCCGGGTGCTCGGCGCCGCAAAGGTGATCGCCATCGACAAGGAGCCGTACCGGCTGCGGATGGCCGAACAGGCCGGCCACATCCCGGTGAACTTCGACGAGGTCGATGTGCGCTCGCGGCTCCTTGAGCTGACCGGCGGCCGGGGACCGGACAAGTGCATCGACGCGGTCGGGCTGGAAGCCACCCACGGCAGCGCGCACATCGCCGCGTACGACCGGGTCAAGCAGGCCGTACGGTCGGAGACCGAGCGCCCGCACGCGCTGCGCCAGGCGATCATGTCGTGTCGCAGCGGCGGCGTGGTCTCGGTGATCGGCGTCTACGGTGGCCTGCTGGACAAGTTCCCGGCCGGTGCTTGGATGAACCGGTCGCTGACCCTGCGCACCGGGCAGTGCCACGTGCAGCGCTACATGAGGCCGCTGCTGGAGCGTATCGAACGCGGCGAGATCGACCCGACCCGGATCATCACCCATCGGCTGCCGCTCGACGAGGCCGAGCGTGGCTTCGAGCTGTTCAAGAACAAGGAGGACAACTGCGAGAAGGTCGTCCTGAAGTCCTGA